One window from the genome of Rhodovastum atsumiense encodes:
- a CDS encoding DUF6527 family protein, which produces MSRLSAKLRELSSQHGRMLGFWCPGCQETHAVTVDGPNANGARWSWDGNADAPTFSPSVLVTSGHYVSSHKPGDSCWCNYEARLGRKAPFLCHRCHSFVRAGRIEFLSDCTHSLAGRTVDLPDWPAAEDVE; this is translated from the coding sequence ATGAGCCGGCTGTCAGCCAAGCTGCGTGAGCTCAGTAGCCAGCATGGCCGCATGCTCGGGTTCTGGTGTCCCGGCTGCCAGGAAACGCACGCCGTCACTGTCGATGGCCCGAATGCGAACGGCGCGCGGTGGTCCTGGGATGGCAACGCCGACGCGCCGACGTTCTCGCCGTCGGTGCTGGTTACCAGCGGGCACTACGTCTCGAGCCACAAGCCTGGTGATTCGTGCTGGTGCAATTACGAGGCCCGGCTCGGACGCAAGGCGCCGTTCCTGTGCCATCGCTGCCACAGCTTTGTCCGTGCCGGCCGGATCGAGTTCCTCAGCGACTGCACGCACTCGCTCGCCGGGCGGACCGTGGACCTACCCGACTGGCCGGCGGCGGAGGATGTGGAATGA